One part of the Hirundo rustica isolate bHirRus1 chromosome 11, bHirRus1.pri.v3, whole genome shotgun sequence genome encodes these proteins:
- the VPS35 gene encoding vacuolar protein sorting-associated protein 35 yields the protein MPTTQQSPQDEQEKLLDEAIQAVKVQSFQMKRCLDKNKLMDALKHASNMLGELRTSMLSPKSYYELYMAISDELHYLEVYLTDEFAKGRKVADLYELVQYAGNIIPRLYLLITVGVVYVKSFPQSRKDILKDLVEMCRGVQHPLRGLFLRNYLLQCTRNILPDEGEQADEETTGDISDSMDFVLLNFAEMNKLWVRMQHQGHSRDREKRERERQELRILVGTNLVRLSQLEGVNVERYKQIVLPGILEQVVNCRDALAQEYLMECIIQVFPDEFHLQTLNPFLRACAELHQNVNVKNIIIALIDRLALFAHREDGPGIPADIKLFDIFSQQVATVIQSRQDMPSEDVVSLQVSLINLAMKCYPDRVDYVDKVLETTVEIFNKLNLEHIATSSAVSKELTRLLKIPVDTYNNILTVLKLKHFHPLFEYFDYESRKSMSCYVLSNVLDYNTEIVSQEQVDAIMNLVSTLIQDQPDQPAEDPDPEDFADEQSLVGRFIHLLRSDDPDQQYLILNTARKHFGAGGNQRIRFTLPPLVFAAYQLAFRYKENSKVDDKWEKKCQKIFSFAHQTISALIKAELAELPLRLFLQGALAAGEIGFENHETVAYEFMSQAFSLYEDEISDSKAQLAAITLIIGTFERMKCFSEENHEPLRTQCALAASKLLKKPDQCRAVSTCAHLFWSGRNTDKNGEELHGGKRVMECLKKALKIANQCMDPSLQVQLFIEILNRYIYFYEKENEAVTIQVLNQLIQKIREDLPNLESTEETEQINKHFHNTLEHLRLRRESPESEGPIYEGLVL from the exons ccaACAACACAGCAATCTCCTCAGGATGAACAGGAAAAACTCCTGGATGAAGCCATTCAGGCTGTGAAGGTGCAGTCGTTCCAGATGAAGAGATGCTTG GACAAGAACAAGCTCATGGATGCTCTGAAACACGCTTCCAACATGCTTGGGGAGCTGCGGACTTCTATGTTATCTCCAAAGAGCTATTATGAGCTCT ACATGGCAATTTCTGATGAGCTACACTACTTGGAAGTCTACCTGACAGATGAATTTGCCAAAGGCAGGAAAGTGGCAGACCTTTATGAGCTAGTACAGTATGCTGGAAATATCATTCCAAGACT GTATCTGCTGATAACAGTGGGTGTTGTCTATGTCAAGTCATTTCCACAGTCCAGGAAAGATATTTTGAAAGACCTAGTGGAGATGTGTCGTGGAGTGCAGCATCCTCTCAGAGGCCTCTTTCTTAGAAACTATCTCCTGCAGTGTACCAGGAACATCTTACCCGATGAAGGCGAGCAAGCAGA TGAAGAAACCACTGGAGACATCAGTGACTCAATGGATTTTGTGCTGCTGAACTTTGCTGAGATGAACAAGCTCTGGGTGCGAATGCAGCACCAGGGCCACAGTCGggacagagagaaaagggagcgtgagaggcaggagctgaggatcCTCGTGGGAACAAACCTGGTTCGCCTCAGTCAGCTGGAAGGGGTTAATGTGGAGCGATACAAGCAG atTGTTCTGCCTGGAATACTGGAGCAAGTTGTGAACTGTAGAGATGCTTTAGCTCAGGAGTACCTCATGGAGTGCATCATACAG GTTTTCCCAGATGAATTTCACCTCCAAACCCTGAACCCATTTCTCAGagcctgtgctgagctgcaccAAAATGtgaatgtgaaaaatataattattgcTTTAATTGACAG GTTAGCTTTATTTGCACATCGTGAAGATGGACCTGGTATCCCAGCAGATATCAAACTCTTTGATATCTTTTCACAGCAGGTTGCTACTGTTATACAG TCTCGGCAGGATATGCCCTCAGAGGATGTGGTGTCTTTGCAAGTTTCTCTCATTAATCTGGCTATGAAATGCTACCCAGACCGTGTGGACTATGTTGACAAGGTGTTGGAGACTACTGTGGAAATATTCAACAAACTTAATCTGGAACA taTTGCAACAAGCAGTGCTGTTTCGAAGGAGCTGACTAGACTTCTGAAAATCCCAGTTGATACTTACAACAATATCCTGACTGTTCTGAAACTAAAACATTTTCACCCACTCTTTGAATACTTTGATTACGAGTCCAGGAAGAGCATGAGCTGTTACGTGCTTAGCAATGTATTGGATTATAACACAGAAATCGTGTCCCAAGAACAG GTTGATGCTATCATGAATTTGGTCTCCACGCTGATCCAGGATCAGCCAGATCAGCCTGCTGAAGATCCTGACCCTGAGGACTTTGCTGATGAGCAAAGTCTTGTGGGAAGATTTATTCATCTGCTGCGTTCTGATGACCCTGACCAACAGTACCTG ATCCTCAACACTGCCCGGAAGCACTTTGGGGCAGGGGGGAACCAGCGCATTCGTTTCACGCTGCCACCCTTGGTTTTTGCTGCCTACCAGCTCGCTTTTCGCTACAAAGAGAACTCCAAAGTG GATGACAAATGGGAAAAGAAGTGCCAGAAGATCTTCTCGTTTGCTCATCAGACCATCAGTGCTCTGAtcaaagcagagctggcagagctgcctctccGACTCTTCCTGCAGGGagcactggctgcaggagaGATTGGCTTTGAGAATCACGAAACTGTGGCCTATGAGTTCATGTCCCAG GCCTTCTCTCTATATGAAGATGAAATCAGTGACTCAAAAGCACAGCTGGCTGCAATCACCTTGATAATTGGGACATTTGAGAGGATGAAGTGCTTCAGTGAGGAGAACCACGAGCCTTTGAGGACTCAGTGTGCACTGGCAGCTTCCAAACTCCTGAAGAAGCCAGACCAGTGCCGAGCTGTGAGCACTTGTGCCCATCTGTTCTGGTCTGGCCGAAACACTGACAAGAATGGAGAGGAG CTTCATGGAGGAAAAAGAGTGATGGAATGCCTGAAGAAGGCTCTGAAGATAGCAAATCAGTGCATGGACCCTTCTCTGCAAGTCCAGCTTTTCATAGAAATTCTGAATAGATATATCTATttttatgaaaaggaaaatgaggcG GTGACAATTCAGGTTTTGAATCAGCTTATACAGAAGATCAGAGAAGACCTCCCGAACCTTGAGTCTActgaagaaacagaacaaattaaCAAACACTTTCACAACACACTGGAGCACTTGCGTCTGAGGAGGGAATCACCAGAATCTGAGGGGCCAATTTATGAAGGTCTTGTTCTTTAG